In a genomic window of Halostella litorea:
- the hisS gene encoding histidine--tRNA ligase — protein MYERLKGFRDFYPGEMGARRATIDTLEDAARRYGFREVGTPALESTRMYVDKSGEGIVDELYSFEDQGGREVAMTPELTPTVARMVVAKQQELSKPIKWFSTRPFWRYEEPQQGRFREFYQTNVDIFGSEDPTADAEILAWAADALTGLGLTGDHFEFRVSHRDILGGLLEAFDADVDTTAAIRAVDKSDKIETAEYHGLLTDAGLSYDQAERFDDLLRVGGDDLDELVAFAETDRVEAAVTNLQDVLDAAEDFGAREHCTVSLETARGLDYYTGVVFECFDSTGEVSRSIFGGGRYDDLIESFGGQPTPAVGVAPGHATLSLLCQRAGVWPDEELSTDYYVLQVGDTRPVAARVAADLRERGHVVETDVAGRSFGAQLDYADSINAETVVIVGEQDLENDELTIKDMESGDQTQVPVDEFPGDADAPTYDDVA, from the coding sequence ATGTACGAGCGACTCAAGGGGTTCAGGGACTTCTACCCCGGCGAGATGGGCGCGCGGCGGGCGACCATCGACACGCTGGAGGACGCCGCCCGCCGGTACGGGTTCCGCGAGGTTGGAACGCCGGCGCTGGAATCGACCCGGATGTACGTCGACAAGAGCGGCGAGGGGATCGTCGACGAACTGTACTCCTTCGAGGACCAGGGCGGCCGCGAGGTGGCGATGACGCCCGAACTGACGCCGACCGTCGCCCGGATGGTCGTCGCCAAGCAACAGGAGCTGTCGAAGCCGATCAAGTGGTTCTCGACCCGGCCGTTCTGGCGCTACGAGGAGCCCCAGCAGGGGCGGTTCCGCGAGTTCTACCAGACCAACGTCGACATCTTCGGCTCCGAGGACCCCACCGCCGACGCGGAGATACTGGCGTGGGCGGCCGACGCGCTGACCGGGCTGGGCCTCACCGGCGACCACTTCGAGTTCCGCGTCTCCCACCGCGACATCCTCGGCGGCCTGCTCGAAGCGTTCGACGCCGACGTGGACACGACCGCCGCGATCCGGGCCGTCGACAAGAGCGACAAGATAGAGACCGCCGAGTACCACGGCCTGCTGACGGACGCGGGCCTGTCCTACGACCAGGCCGAGCGGTTCGACGACCTGCTCCGGGTCGGCGGCGACGACCTGGACGAACTCGTCGCATTCGCCGAAACCGACCGCGTCGAGGCCGCGGTGACGAACCTCCAGGACGTGCTCGACGCCGCCGAGGACTTCGGCGCGCGCGAACACTGCACCGTCTCGCTGGAGACCGCCCGCGGGCTGGACTACTACACCGGCGTCGTCTTCGAGTGCTTCGACTCGACCGGCGAGGTGTCGCGCTCCATCTTCGGCGGCGGCCGCTACGACGACCTCATCGAGAGCTTCGGCGGCCAGCCCACGCCGGCCGTCGGCGTCGCGCCCGGCCACGCCACGCTGTCGCTTCTGTGCCAGCGCGCCGGCGTCTGGCCCGACGAGGAGCTGTCGACCGACTACTACGTGCTCCAGGTGGGCGACACCCGGCCCGTCGCCGCCCGCGTCGCCGCCGACCTGCGCGAGCGCGGCCACGTCGTCGAGACGGACGTGGCCGGCCGGAGCTTCGGTGCGCAACTGGACTACGCGGACTCCATCAACGCCGAGACGGTCGTCATCGTCGGCGAGCAGGACCTCGAAAACGACGAGTTGACCATCAAGGACATGGAGAGCGGCGACCAGACGCAGGTGCCCGTCGACGAGTTCCCCGGCGACGCCGACGCGCCGACGTACGACGACGTCGCGTAG
- the truA gene encoding tRNA pseudouridine(38-40) synthase TruA: protein MDAYRVAYDGRPFHGFQRQPDVPTVEDAILDALRDLGVFAGDAPPGYAAAGRTDAGVSAVAQTVAFEAPDWLSPAAFNGELPADVRAWARADAPDGFHATHDATAREYVYHLHAPEADPERARAALDGLAGEHDFHNLTPDGTGTVRDLSASLSVDGEYLVLTFRAGGFARQLVRRLVSLVRAVAVGAADVGKVERALAPEPLPGHEGIAPAPAFPLVLTGVDYPALDFAVDPDAAASARAVFAERRADWRTRARVAGEVADRLGR from the coding sequence ATGGACGCCTACCGGGTCGCCTACGACGGCCGCCCGTTCCACGGGTTCCAGCGCCAACCGGACGTGCCGACCGTCGAGGACGCCATCCTCGACGCGCTCCGCGACCTGGGCGTGTTCGCGGGCGACGCGCCGCCCGGCTACGCCGCCGCGGGGCGCACGGACGCCGGCGTCTCGGCGGTCGCCCAGACGGTCGCGTTCGAGGCTCCCGACTGGCTCTCGCCCGCGGCGTTCAACGGCGAACTCCCCGCCGACGTCCGGGCGTGGGCGCGCGCCGACGCGCCCGACGGGTTCCACGCCACCCACGACGCCACGGCTCGCGAGTACGTCTACCACCTCCACGCACCCGAAGCGGACCCCGAGCGGGCGCGGGCGGCGCTCGACGGCCTCGCCGGCGAGCACGACTTCCACAACCTGACGCCCGACGGGACGGGCACGGTCCGGGACCTGTCGGCGTCGCTGTCGGTCGACGGCGAGTACCTCGTCCTGACGTTCCGCGCGGGCGGGTTCGCCCGGCAACTGGTCCGGCGGCTCGTCTCGCTCGTCCGCGCGGTCGCCGTCGGGGCGGCCGACGTGGGGAAAGTCGAGCGCGCGCTCGCCCCGGAGCCGCTGCCCGGCCACGAGGGGATCGCCCCCGCCCCCGCCTTTCCGCTGGTGCTGACCGGCGTCGACTACCCCGCCCTCGACTTCGCGGTCGACCCGGACGCCGCGGCCAGCGCCCGGGCGGTCTTCGCCGAGCGCCGCGCCGACTGGCGGACGCGGGCGCGGGTGGCGGGCGAGGTGGCCGACCGCTTAGGCCGCTAA
- a CDS encoding outer membrane protein assembly factor BamB family protein yields the protein MTRDGSDGKRPERTRRRFVGAAGAALAVGLAGCGGSGFGNDGTDGATPATDADADGSETAAPTTTDDGGAAAGGWPAFRADERNTGTASAAGPDAMPTARWTVAGGNGLSSPVAAGGRVLVGADDGVRAFTAEGDPAWTAPTDAAVTATPAVAGDLAYAADADGTLYAVDAGDGSVQWRTAIGADSYGYGATAQQVAPEVSSSPTVVDGTVYVGSDDGAVCVFDAETGDPEWRTPARGTGYPPRGQAAASVVATPAVADGTVYAAAGRTVVALDAGTGDPDWRVDAPAGVTASPAVHDGVVHVAGLDGSVLALAAGNGEVAWSARRGGAAYPAARSAQEQPVVDSSPAVADGTAVVLRGEDGTYAFDGAGDPLWAAPDAGGAFGTRQERGAAVRSSPAVGPERAYLGTDRGVVALALADGTRAFAFGTDAPVVASPALVDGGLYAVDRDGTLYALAA from the coding sequence ATGACACGGGACGGGAGCGACGGTAAGCGCCCGGAACGCACGCGCCGCCGGTTCGTCGGGGCCGCGGGGGCGGCGCTCGCGGTCGGCCTCGCGGGATGCGGCGGCTCCGGGTTCGGCAACGACGGGACGGACGGGGCGACCCCGGCGACCGACGCGGACGCCGACGGGTCGGAGACGGCCGCACCTACCACGACCGACGACGGCGGCGCGGCGGCCGGGGGCTGGCCCGCGTTCCGTGCGGACGAGCGAAACACCGGGACCGCGTCCGCCGCGGGGCCGGACGCGATGCCGACGGCTCGCTGGACCGTCGCCGGCGGCAACGGGCTCTCGTCGCCGGTGGCCGCAGGCGGGCGGGTGCTCGTCGGGGCGGACGACGGGGTTCGCGCGTTCACCGCGGAGGGGGACCCGGCGTGGACGGCCCCGACCGACGCGGCCGTGACCGCGACGCCGGCCGTCGCCGGAGACCTTGCGTACGCCGCGGACGCCGACGGGACACTGTACGCCGTCGACGCCGGCGACGGCAGCGTGCAGTGGCGCACGGCTATCGGCGCCGACTCGTACGGCTACGGCGCGACCGCCCAGCAGGTCGCCCCCGAAGTCTCGTCGTCGCCGACGGTCGTCGACGGGACCGTGTACGTCGGGAGCGACGACGGCGCGGTGTGTGTGTTCGACGCCGAGACGGGCGACCCCGAGTGGCGGACCCCCGCGAGGGGCACCGGCTATCCGCCGCGGGGGCAGGCCGCCGCGTCGGTCGTCGCGACGCCAGCGGTCGCCGACGGGACCGTGTACGCGGCCGCCGGGCGGACGGTCGTCGCCCTCGACGCCGGCACGGGCGACCCCGACTGGCGGGTCGACGCGCCCGCGGGGGTGACCGCCTCCCCCGCGGTCCACGACGGGGTCGTCCACGTCGCCGGCCTCGACGGGTCGGTCCTGGCGCTGGCGGCCGGAAACGGGGAGGTGGCGTGGTCGGCCCGCCGCGGCGGGGCGGCGTATCCGGCGGCGCGCTCCGCACAGGAGCAACCGGTCGTCGACTCCTCGCCGGCCGTCGCCGACGGAACGGCGGTCGTCCTCCGCGGGGAGGACGGAACGTACGCGTTCGACGGCGCGGGCGACCCGCTGTGGGCCGCCCCGGACGCCGGCGGCGCGTTCGGGACACGGCAGGAGCGCGGGGCCGCGGTCCGCTCGTCGCCCGCCGTCGGGCCGGAGCGGGCGTACCTGGGCACCGACCGCGGCGTCGTCGCCCTCGCCCTCGCGGACGGGACCCGGGCGTTCGCGTTCGGGACCGACGCGCCGGTCGTCGCCTCCCCGGCGCTCGTCGACGGGGGGCTGTACGCCGTCGACCGCGACGGGACGCTGTACGCGTTAGCGGCCTAA
- a CDS encoding DNA-binding protein, with protein MSNSPDEDELDELRQKKMEQLKERQAEGGDAEAQQRRQEQADAQKKAVLRQHLTDGARKRLNSVKMSKPDFGEQVERQVVALAQSGRIQGKIDEEKMKDLLRELKPDSQSYNIKRR; from the coding sequence ATGAGCAACAGCCCCGACGAGGACGAGCTCGACGAGCTCCGACAGAAGAAGATGGAACAGCTCAAGGAGCGACAGGCGGAGGGCGGCGACGCCGAGGCCCAGCAGCGCCGGCAGGAGCAGGCCGACGCCCAGAAGAAGGCGGTGCTCCGCCAGCACCTCACCGACGGCGCCCGCAAGCGCCTGAACTCCGTGAAGATGAGCAAGCCCGACTTCGGCGAACAGGTCGAGCGCCAGGTCGTCGCGCTCGCCCAGAGCGGCCGCATCCAGGGGAAGATAGACGAGGAGAAGATGAAAGATCTCCTCCGCGAACTCAAGCCCGACTCCCAGAGCTACAACATCAAGCGTCGGTGA
- a CDS encoding pyridoxamine 5'-phosphate oxidase family protein: protein MTTFTGRWSREEAESFLRETTVPVRLACERPDGSLWMLSLWFRYRGGALWCATASDADVVDYLRRDDRVAFEVSTNDPPYRGVRGEGAATVAGDDDKELLRELLERYLGGTESSLARRLLDDGRDEATVRVDPNRVYSWDFSDRMADAAPPDEPG, encoded by the coding sequence ATGACGACGTTCACCGGCCGGTGGTCGCGCGAGGAAGCCGAGTCCTTTCTCCGGGAGACGACCGTTCCCGTCCGGCTGGCGTGCGAGCGCCCGGACGGCTCGCTGTGGATGCTGTCGCTGTGGTTTCGCTACCGCGGGGGCGCGCTGTGGTGTGCGACCGCGAGCGACGCGGACGTGGTCGACTACCTCCGCCGCGACGACCGCGTCGCCTTCGAGGTGTCGACGAACGACCCGCCGTACCGCGGCGTCCGCGGCGAGGGGGCGGCGACCGTCGCCGGCGACGACGACAAGGAACTCCTGCGGGAACTGCTGGAGCGGTATCTCGGCGGCACGGAGTCGTCGCTCGCCCGGCGGCTGCTCGACGACGGGCGCGACGAGGCGACCGTCCGGGTCGACCCGAACCGGGTCTACAGCTGGGACTTCTCCGACCGGATGGCGGACGCCGCTCCGCCCGACGAGCCGGGGTAG
- a CDS encoding SHOCT domain-containing protein, which translates to MSDRSVAQAVINPATMSMLVLGAGLVAAAVDYPHTGTVFAVGFAVLVPLSAILGGHLFDEDDGERAGAGAARSGESADVDESAALETLRERYARGEIDELEYERRLEALLETESVGEAREYVRGRGAEGMADRADAERDRR; encoded by the coding sequence ATGAGCGATCGGAGCGTCGCCCAAGCCGTGATCAACCCCGCGACGATGTCGATGCTGGTCCTGGGGGCGGGTCTGGTCGCCGCCGCGGTCGACTATCCGCACACGGGTACCGTGTTCGCGGTCGGGTTCGCCGTCCTCGTGCCGCTGTCGGCGATACTCGGCGGCCACCTGTTCGACGAGGACGACGGGGAACGGGCCGGGGCGGGCGCGGCACGGTCCGGCGAGTCGGCCGACGTCGACGAGTCCGCGGCCCTCGAAACGCTCCGCGAGCGCTACGCCCGCGGCGAGATAGACGAACTGGAGTACGAGCGCCGGCTGGAGGCGCTGCTCGAAACCGAGAGCGTCGGCGAGGCCCGCGAGTACGTCCGCGGTCGGGGGGCCGAAGGGATGGCCGACCGCGCCGACGCCGAGCGGGACCGCCGCTGA
- a CDS encoding GNAT family N-acetyltransferase: protein MSQTVSRESGDEYAVRWYEAGDRDGILSLYEREWGRRPSGDWFDWKYLRDPYLSHVPVTVAVRESGPWGADEVVGVQAYVPFRLRRGGDATLALQPADAVVDSDHRRNGLYTRMTEAAIARYETGRPSFFFNYPNPGAFRAQQDLGWVGVDRVATHYRLQDPAAVADGAERVPARLAAAAGPVLRGCLSLCERTGPAADLEVDEHDGVPAGVLADLYAAGADGFHAERDETFLDWWYANPAFDHTTYVARDGDGPAAAFVTRTRDGDRVRLFDALPLSGGRRGAFGRLLAAWCEDDADAAVLAVAESTLPPGLLARYGFVPDDAPVVARFCTGLRLAARPLGGDGGSPSQQRAALADPGNWALTFAEQDRF, encoded by the coding sequence ATGAGCCAGACGGTTTCGCGCGAGTCCGGCGACGAGTACGCCGTCCGCTGGTACGAGGCGGGGGACCGGGACGGGATACTGTCGCTGTACGAGCGGGAGTGGGGCCGGCGGCCGAGCGGGGACTGGTTCGACTGGAAGTACCTCCGGGACCCGTACCTCTCGCACGTGCCGGTGACCGTCGCCGTCCGCGAGTCCGGGCCGTGGGGCGCGGACGAGGTGGTCGGCGTGCAGGCGTACGTCCCGTTCCGGCTCCGGCGGGGCGGGGACGCGACGCTCGCGCTCCAGCCGGCGGACGCCGTCGTGGACTCCGACCACCGCCGGAACGGCCTGTACACCCGGATGACGGAGGCCGCGATAGCGCGCTACGAGACGGGGCGGCCGTCGTTTTTCTTCAACTACCCGAACCCGGGGGCGTTCCGCGCGCAGCAGGACCTGGGCTGGGTCGGCGTCGACCGGGTCGCGACCCACTACCGGCTGCAGGACCCCGCGGCGGTCGCCGACGGGGCCGAACGGGTCCCGGCGCGGCTCGCGGCGGCTGCGGGGCCGGTCCTCCGCGGCTGTCTGTCCCTCTGTGAACGGACAGGGCCCGCCGCCGACCTGGAGGTCGACGAGCACGACGGCGTCCCCGCGGGCGTCCTCGCCGACCTGTACGCCGCCGGGGCGGACGGCTTCCACGCCGAGCGGGACGAGACGTTCCTCGACTGGTGGTACGCGAACCCCGCGTTCGACCACACGACGTACGTGGCGCGGGACGGGGACGGCCCGGCGGCCGCGTTCGTCACCCGGACGAGGGACGGCGACCGGGTCAGGTTATTCGACGCGCTCCCGCTGTCGGGCGGCCGGCGCGGGGCGTTCGGCCGCCTGCTCGCGGCGTGGTGCGAGGACGACGCGGACGCGGCCGTGCTCGCCGTTGCCGAGTCGACGCTCCCGCCGGGGCTGCTCGCGCGGTACGGGTTCGTGCCGGACGACGCGCCGGTCGTCGCCCGGTTCTGTACGGGGCTGCGGCTCGCGGCCCGCCCGCTCGGCGGCGACGGGGGCAGCCCGTCGCAGCAGCGGGCGGCGCTCGCGGACCCGGGGAACTGGGCGCTCACCTTCGCGGAACAGGACCGGTTCTGA
- a CDS encoding DUF7411 family protein, with product MELALLYSGGKDSTLAALLLDEFYDVTLVTGTFGVTDEWEHARDTAETVGFPFERVDLDRGVARDAVERMREDGYPRNGIQRVHDHALERVAEREVDAVADGSRRDDRVPTVSRAEAQSLEDRHGVDYIAPLSGFGRGAVDRLVDATLELDVGPSDEIHRADYEGELRALLADRHGPEAVAEVFPDHEQTRVTGVRE from the coding sequence ATGGAGCTCGCGCTGCTCTACAGCGGCGGGAAGGACTCCACGCTCGCCGCGCTCCTCCTGGACGAGTTCTACGACGTGACCCTCGTGACGGGCACCTTCGGCGTCACCGACGAGTGGGAACACGCCCGCGACACCGCCGAGACGGTCGGCTTCCCGTTCGAGCGGGTCGACCTCGACCGCGGGGTGGCCCGCGACGCCGTCGAGCGGATGCGCGAGGACGGCTACCCCCGCAACGGCATCCAGCGCGTCCACGACCACGCGCTCGAACGCGTCGCCGAGCGGGAGGTCGACGCCGTCGCCGACGGCTCGCGCCGCGACGACCGCGTTCCCACCGTCTCCCGGGCCGAGGCCCAGAGCCTGGAGGACCGCCACGGCGTCGACTACATCGCGCCGCTGTCGGGCTTCGGCCGCGGCGCAGTCGACCGCCTCGTCGACGCCACGCTCGAACTCGACGTCGGGCCGAGCGACGAGATCCACCGGGCCGACTACGAGGGCGAACTCCGGGCGCTGCTTGCCGACCGCCACGGCCCCGAGGCGGTCGCCGAGGTGTTCCCCGACCACGAGCAGACCCGGGTGACGGGCGTCCGGGAGTAG